In Catenulispora sp. EB89, the DNA window TACGTGAACGGTCTGGAGGCGGCGTGAGCGAGGTCAGCGGGGGCGGCGCGAACGGGGTCAGCGCCGGCGGGGGCGCCGGGGCGCGGTCGGGCCCGGTCAGCGTCGCGGTCATCGGCGCCGGCAACATCAGCTCGCAGTATCTGCGCAACCTGACCCGCTTCCCGGACCTGAAGGTCGTGGCGATCGCCGACATCGACGTCGCACGGGCCGCAGCAGCCGCCGAGGAGTTCGGCGTCCCGATCTCGGGCCCGGTCCCGGACGTCCTGGCCCTGCCCGAGGTCGAACTGGCCGTGAACCTGACCATCCCGGCGGCCCACGCCGAGGTGGCCCTGGCCGCGGTCGCCGCCGGCAAGCACGTCTACGGCGAGAAGCCGCTGGCGCTGGACCCGGCGGCGGCGCGCCAGGTGCTGACGGAGGCGGCGGCGCACGGCGTCCGCGTCGGCAACGCACCGGACACCTTCCTCGGCGCGGGCCTGCAGTCGGCACTGCGCGCGGTCGGCTCCGGCCTGATCGGAACACCGGTCGCGGGCGCGGCGGCGTTCCAGAGTCCGGGGCCGGAGAGCTGGCACCCGAGCCCGGAGTTCCTGTTCGCCCACGGCGCGGGCCCGCTGTTCGACATGGGCCCGTACTACCTGACGGCGCTGGTGGCGCTGCTCGGCCCGGTCCGCACCGTGGCCGCCAGCGGGCACAAGGCGCGCGAGACCCGCGTGATCGGCTCCGGACCCAAGGCCGGGACGGAGTTCCCGGTCGAGGTCCCGACGCACGTCACGGCCCTCCTGGAGTTCCGCGACGGCGCGGGCGCCACCACCACACTGAGCTTCGACTCACCACTGCCCCGCCAGAGCATCGAGATCACCGGCACCGAAGCCACCCTCCTGGTCCCGGACCCGAACAACTTCGACGGCACCCTGCACCTCCGCCGCCGAGGCTCCAAGGACACCGAGGAGATCCCGGCCACCGGCACCTCGATCGGCCGCGGCATCGGCGTCCTGGACATGGCCCGAGCCCTGCGCACCGGCGCCGCCCACCGGGCATCCGGCGAGCTGGCACTGCACGTGCTGGACGTGATGGCGGCGATCGCGGCCTCGACGCAGAGCGCGGCGTTCGAGGACGTGCCGGCCTGGACGGAGAAGCTGGAGACGCTGCCGGAGGGCTGGGACCCGCTGGAGGCGACGCTCTAGGAGCGTGGGCTCGACGCGCGCCGCCTCGCTTCATGCGATGGCGGCGCGTGGTCGTTGTCGGTCGGGTTGGTCGGGACCATGCGCATGCTCCCAGCCCGCCGAGTTGTCGGCAGCATCCGGTATACATGCACATAAGGGGCGATTATGCCCTAACAAAATGGGCGCTGCTGACCTATGTGTGGGTGCTGGTGGCGGCTGCGGTTTGTTTGCGGGTTGACAGTCAAGGGCCTTTTTTGACGGCTTCGCACGGCTTTAAGAAGGATCCGCTGGGTGGCGCAGTTCGGTGGTGTGCCTGGGGACGCATTGGCGGCCGGCGGTTGTGCGTGTGCACGACCGCGCACCGGTCCGAGTCACTGCGCACACGTCACGTGGGCGGGCGGCGGCCGCGTGTGGTGGGCACCAACAGTCAAAAGCAGGCGCCTCCGGCGGGGGCACTCGAGACTCTGAGGGATCCCCAACCCCCCGCCTCGGCGGCGGTCCGTGTGTTGGTCGCCGCGTCCCGGATCCCTCGTCGCTGACGTCGCCCTAAAGGGAACCATCCCGGCCTGGCGGTGTCCAGCCGGATCGCACGCTGCTGTGGTCGGGCTGCGTTCGGCCGGACACCGCCAGTCCGGGCTGGTTGTGCAAGCACCGCCGACAGCGACGAGGGATCCGGGACAACCCCACCTGTGGGAAGGATTCCCGCGTCTCGGGCACGCCACGTCACCACCCGCAGGTGTGCGCGCCCGAGTGGACCGTGTCCACACCACAGGCCGGGGTTGTCCCGGGTTCCCCGTCGCGTCGGCGGGCGTAGCCAAGCTGACCGGGCCGGTGGTGTCAAGTCGCACGAAACCGCACCACAGCAGCAGGGGTCCGACTTGATACCACCGGACCGGTCTGCTTCCGTCAGGCGACGACGCGACGGGGAACCCGGGACAAAGGCAACCACAAGCAGTGTCCGCCGGCAGACAGCGCGGCCCCCCTCCCCGGAGCGAGGCCGCTCGCCGCGCAGGCGCCGCCGGAGGCCCTGTCTTTGACTGTTGGTGCCCACCACGCTCGACGATTGCCGCCTACGCAACGCATGCGCAGTGACTCGGACCGGTGCGCGGTCGTGCACACGCACAACCGCCGGCCGCCAACGCAACCTGCGGGGCACCACCGAACTGCGCCACCCAGCGGATCCTTCTTAAAACCCTGCGAAGCCGTAAAAAGCTCCTAAAACCCACCACCAAACCGCACCCGACGCACCCACCACACCCCAGCCACCCACACCCACACCCACACCCACACACCAAGCAAGGGCGCCACAAAATGCCAGCGCAGCCGCCCGGCAAAACCCGGCCCGCCTACCGAATCCCGCCCGTCACTACCCGCAACCGCCGCCGCACCGCGTCCCGCGGGTCCGGCTGCCGCGCCAGCAGCACCCGGGCGATCCGTCCGGCACGCGCCGCGCCCTCCGACGTCCCCTCGCGCAGCGAGGTCACCAGCGCGCCCTCGACCAGCAGCATCAGTTCCGGGGCGAGGCTCTCGTGGTCGTCGCGGCCCGCTTCGGCCAGCAGGCGGTCCAGGTAGTCCGTGACGGCGTCCTTGTGCGCGACCGCGACCTCGTGGACGGGGCTGCTGCGGTCCGCGGCCTCGACCATGGCGTTGATGAACGCGCAGCCGCGGTAGCCCGCGCCGTCGAGCCACTCCCCCAGCGCGTCGAAGACGGCGATGGGACGCTCGACGGCCGGCAGCCCGTAGCCGGTGATGGTCTCCCGCAGCCACGCGCGCCAGCGTTCGTCGGTCCGGGTCAGGACGGCGATCACCAGCTCGTCCTTGCTCGCGAAGTGCCGGTAGAACGAAGCCCGCCCCACCCGCGACACCGTCAGGATCCGCTCCACCCCCACGGCGCGGATTCCCTCTGCGTAGAACAGGTCCTCGGCCGCCGTCAGCAATCGCTCGCGCGCCTGTACCGCCATGACCGTCAATGGTATCGATCGGTTCCGCGGGAGCGCCAGCGCTGAAGTGTGGAACGGAATCGAACGGTACCGTATTGAACGCAATGCGTTGACATCAGACGGTACCGATCGGTGCCGATCGCACACCGCCCGGCGCCCCCGGCGTCAGCCCACGCAAAAGCCCCGGCCCCCCAAAACGGGAAGCCGGGGCCCAAGAAACCAAACCCGCTACGCGACAGCCTTCTTCAGCGCCTCGGCACGGTCGGTCCGCTCCCACGTGAAGTCCGGCAGATCCCGGCCGAAGTGCCCGTAAGCCGCGGTCTGCTGGTAGATCGGCCGCAGCA includes these proteins:
- a CDS encoding TetR/AcrR family transcriptional regulator, which encodes MAVQARERLLTAAEDLFYAEGIRAVGVERILTVSRVGRASFYRHFASKDELVIAVLTRTDERWRAWLRETITGYGLPAVERPIAVFDALGEWLDGAGYRGCAFINAMVEAADRSSPVHEVAVAHKDAVTDYLDRLLAEAGRDDHESLAPELMLLVEGALVTSLREGTSEGAARAGRIARVLLARQPDPRDAVRRRLRVVTGGIR
- a CDS encoding Gfo/Idh/MocA family protein, which codes for MSEVSGGGANGVSAGGGAGARSGPVSVAVIGAGNISSQYLRNLTRFPDLKVVAIADIDVARAAAAAEEFGVPISGPVPDVLALPEVELAVNLTIPAAHAEVALAAVAAGKHVYGEKPLALDPAAARQVLTEAAAHGVRVGNAPDTFLGAGLQSALRAVGSGLIGTPVAGAAAFQSPGPESWHPSPEFLFAHGAGPLFDMGPYYLTALVALLGPVRTVAASGHKARETRVIGSGPKAGTEFPVEVPTHVTALLEFRDGAGATTTLSFDSPLPRQSIEITGTEATLLVPDPNNFDGTLHLRRRGSKDTEEIPATGTSIGRGIGVLDMARALRTGAAHRASGELALHVLDVMAAIAASTQSAAFEDVPAWTEKLETLPEGWDPLEATL